One stretch of Meiothermus sp. QL-1 DNA includes these proteins:
- a CDS encoding anti-sigma factor domain-containing protein — protein sequence MKPEEVRELLPLYALGALEPAERERLEAALERYPELWAEARALLETAADLAQLPPPAPVPPGLEARVLAQVRPSRRPWPLWLARAAAALLLLGLGYGGGWGAFWLLSLRDPQTQVLTLANPQGQGVGRAILRPDRRVLILLDRWPPQGQVFQAWGLARGSPVPLPTFRTPLKSLRLPPEAQAVAVSLEPPGGSPQPTTLLGLPQ from the coding sequence GTGAAGCCTGAGGAGGTGCGCGAGCTGCTGCCGCTGTATGCCCTGGGGGCGCTGGAGCCAGCCGAGCGGGAGCGCCTCGAGGCCGCCCTGGAGCGCTACCCCGAGCTCTGGGCCGAGGCCAGGGCCCTCCTGGAGACCGCCGCCGACCTGGCCCAGCTTCCCCCGCCGGCCCCCGTTCCGCCGGGCCTGGAAGCGCGGGTGCTGGCCCAGGTGCGCCCCTCCCGCCGGCCCTGGCCCCTCTGGCTGGCCCGGGCTGCGGCAGCGCTTTTGTTGCTGGGCCTGGGGTATGGGGGTGGCTGGGGGGCCTTCTGGCTCCTCTCCTTGCGCGACCCCCAGACCCAGGTGCTCACCCTGGCCAACCCCCAGGGCCAGGGCGTGGGCCGGGCCATCCTGCGCCCCGACCGGCGGGTTCTCATCCTGCTCGACCGGTGGCCCCCCCAGGGTCAGGTCTTCCAGGCCTGGGGCCTGGCCCGGGGCAGCCCGGTACCGCTGCCCACCTTCCGCACCCCCCTCAAGAGCCTGCGCCTGCCCCCAGAGGCCCAGGCGGTGGCGGTCTCGCTCGAGCCCCCCGGCGGCAGCCCCCAGCCCACCACCCTGCTGGGCCTGCCGCAGTAG
- the purB gene encoding adenylosuccinate lyase, protein MIARYQTPEMQALWSEVRRYQAWAQVELLALEAWERLGQVPVGTALKLRRALEEKPLDEAFAARVEAIEAETRHDIVAFTRALTEWTGQAEVARWLHLGLTSSDVVDTAQNLLLDQALALVLGELAQVQDLLKGLALRYKHLPAVGRTHGVHAEPTSFGLRFLSFYAALLRDAERLERARRGLRVVMLSGSVGNYAHVEPGVEQYVAERLGFAVEQVSTQVVPRDRHAELLSALAILGANLERIAVELRHLQRTEVLEAQEPFAYKQTGSSSMPHKKNPVALENISGLARLLRSNLQAGLENVALWHERDISHSSVERVVLPDSTTLAHYLLRRLGRVLEGLTVYEENVRRNLELTRGLVYSQRVLNLLIESGLERAQAYEVVQRNALKSWAEGLDFRALLEADPHCPLKGEALARAFDPGYFLRHVDAIYARFGL, encoded by the coding sequence GTGATTGCACGCTACCAAACCCCAGAGATGCAGGCGTTGTGGAGCGAGGTTCGTCGCTACCAGGCCTGGGCCCAGGTAGAGCTGCTGGCCCTGGAGGCCTGGGAGCGGCTGGGCCAGGTGCCGGTGGGCACGGCCCTAAAGCTGCGGCGCGCCTTGGAAGAGAAGCCCCTGGACGAAGCCTTCGCGGCGCGGGTGGAGGCCATCGAGGCCGAGACCCGGCACGACATCGTGGCCTTCACCCGGGCCCTTACGGAGTGGACGGGCCAGGCCGAGGTGGCCCGCTGGCTGCACTTGGGCCTCACCAGCAGCGACGTGGTGGATACCGCGCAAAACCTTTTGCTGGACCAGGCGCTGGCCTTGGTGCTAGGGGAGCTGGCGCAGGTGCAGGACCTCCTCAAGGGCTTGGCCCTGCGCTACAAGCACCTGCCCGCGGTGGGGCGCACCCATGGGGTCCATGCCGAGCCCACCAGCTTTGGCCTGCGTTTTCTTTCCTTCTACGCCGCGCTTCTGCGGGATGCTGAGCGGTTGGAGCGGGCGCGGAGGGGGCTGCGGGTGGTCATGCTGTCGGGCTCGGTGGGCAACTACGCCCATGTGGAGCCCGGGGTGGAGCAGTACGTGGCCGAGCGGCTGGGCTTTGCCGTTGAACAGGTCTCTACCCAGGTGGTGCCGCGGGACCGGCACGCCGAGCTTTTGAGCGCCCTGGCGATCCTGGGGGCCAACCTCGAGCGCATCGCGGTGGAGCTGCGCCACCTGCAGCGCACCGAGGTCCTGGAGGCCCAGGAACCCTTTGCCTACAAGCAGACCGGCTCCTCCTCCATGCCCCACAAGAAGAACCCGGTGGCTCTGGAGAACATCTCGGGGCTGGCCCGGCTTTTGAGGAGCAACTTGCAAGCCGGGTTGGAGAACGTGGCCCTCTGGCACGAGCGGGACATCTCGCACAGCTCGGTGGAGCGGGTGGTCCTGCCCGACTCCACCACCCTGGCCCACTACCTGCTGCGCCGCTTGGGGCGGGTTTTGGAGGGGCTTACGGTCTATGAGGAGAACGTTCGGAGGAACCTCGAGCTCACCCGTGGCCTCGTTTACTCCCAGCGGGTGCTGAACCTGCTCATCGAGAGCGGCCTGGAACGCGCCCAGGCCTATGAGGTGGTGCAGCGCAACGCCCTCAAAAGCTGGGCCGAGGGGCTGGACTTCCGGGCCCTGCTCGAGGCCGACCCCCACTGCCCCCTCAAGGGTGAGGCCTTGGCCCGGGCCTTTGACCCCGGCTACTTCCTGCGCCATGTGGACGCCATCTACGCCCGGTTCGGGCTTTAG
- a CDS encoding ferritin-like domain-containing protein — protein MNRREMLKQTGLMGTGLVLGGVMGACATTPGMSQSPNQDVAILNFALNLEYLEAAFYLAAVGRIAELRSIGGNAEIRLPMGFDGTSPVPGMSQEVLEYAQEIAEDELAHVRFLRQALGSAAVDRPVIDLDQAFRAAGSAASNGAISNFNPFANELFFIHGAFIFEDVGVTAYKGAARLITDKNNVLDPAAGILAVEAYHAGIIRLLLHERKDMTVTPSLTVEQVVQAISNLRAGVGGGKDEGITKMGQANLVAADANAIAYGRTTSEVLKIVYLTGNAGVSAGGFFPNGLNGSIKTT, from the coding sequence ATGAACCGCAGGGAGATGCTGAAGCAAACCGGCTTGATGGGAACCGGGCTGGTGTTGGGTGGGGTGATGGGCGCCTGTGCCACCACCCCGGGCATGAGCCAAAGCCCCAACCAGGATGTGGCCATTCTCAACTTTGCGCTGAACCTGGAGTACCTGGAGGCCGCCTTTTACCTGGCCGCTGTGGGGCGGATCGCCGAGCTTAGAAGCATCGGTGGCAACGCCGAGATCCGTCTGCCCATGGGCTTCGATGGCACCAGCCCGGTGCCTGGGATGAGCCAGGAGGTGCTCGAGTACGCCCAGGAAATTGCTGAAGATGAGCTCGCCCACGTGCGCTTTTTGCGTCAGGCTTTGGGTTCGGCTGCGGTAGATCGGCCGGTCATCGACCTTGACCAAGCCTTCCGAGCTGCCGGGAGCGCCGCCAGCAACGGAGCCATCAGCAACTTCAACCCCTTTGCCAATGAGCTTTTCTTCATCCATGGGGCCTTCATTTTCGAAGATGTAGGGGTCACCGCCTACAAGGGAGCAGCCCGGCTCATCACCGACAAAAACAATGTGCTGGACCCTGCCGCAGGTATCCTAGCTGTGGAAGCCTACCATGCAGGGATCATCCGGCTGCTTCTCCACGAGCGCAAGGATATGACGGTCACCCCCAGCCTGACCGTAGAGCAGGTGGTGCAGGCCATCAGCAACCTGCGCGCCGGTGTGGGTGGGGGCAAGGACGAGGGGATTACCAAGATGGGGCAGGCCAACCTGGTGGCCGCCGATGCCAACGCCATAGCCTACGGGCGCACCACCAGCGAGGTGCTCAAGATCGTTTACCTTACCGGCAACGCCGGCGTGAGCGCCGGAGGGTTCTTCCCCAACGGCCTAAACGGCAGCATCAAGACCACCTGA
- the purF gene encoding amidophosphoribosyltransferase yields the protein MDKPQEECGVLGLWSPEPLPVADLLQLGLFALQHRGQEAAGICVSNGKDLVIEKDLGLVTQVFDEARMQRLRISGANLGIGHTRYSTTGSNLRFNAQPLSVRSSKGILAIAHNGNFVNAMKIRQELLEHGAVFQTTNDTEVMINLIARYAKLNLVEATARAMRELKGGFSVVITDRRTVLALRDGNGVRPLVIGRLSNGGWVFASEPPALALMGAEFVRDVRPGELVWVDEAGGLSSWQVLEPRPTPCAFEWIYFARADATLDGIPTHPARVRMGEVLAQEAPAQADLVVPVPDSGIGAAIGYSRVSGIPFDYGLHKNPYAGRTFIQPTQEMRDLKVKLKLAATPAVAGKRVVLVDDSIVRGTTSGRIVQLLREAGATEVHVRISSPPIRFPCYYGIDTAARKELVAATHTVEEIRTLIGADSLAFLSEAGVREAIGGPVCLACFNGQYPAGQPEEEVRKEALETEGASAV from the coding sequence GTGGACAAACCCCAGGAGGAATGCGGTGTGCTGGGCTTGTGGTCGCCCGAGCCCCTGCCGGTGGCCGACCTTTTGCAGCTCGGGCTTTTCGCGCTGCAGCACCGGGGCCAGGAGGCGGCTGGGATTTGCGTTTCGAACGGCAAAGACCTGGTGATTGAAAAAGACCTGGGCCTGGTTACGCAGGTCTTCGACGAGGCCCGGATGCAGCGCTTGCGTATCTCTGGGGCCAACCTGGGCATCGGGCACACCCGCTACTCCACCACCGGTTCTAACCTGCGCTTCAACGCCCAGCCCCTAAGTGTCCGCAGCTCCAAGGGGATTCTGGCCATCGCCCACAACGGGAACTTCGTGAACGCCATGAAGATTCGCCAGGAACTCCTGGAGCATGGCGCGGTCTTCCAGACCACCAACGACACCGAGGTGATGATCAACCTGATTGCCCGCTACGCCAAGCTCAACCTGGTGGAGGCCACCGCCCGGGCGATGCGCGAGCTAAAGGGCGGCTTCAGCGTGGTCATCACCGATCGGCGCACCGTGCTGGCCCTGCGGGATGGCAACGGGGTGCGGCCTTTGGTGATTGGGCGCTTGTCCAACGGCGGCTGGGTTTTTGCTTCCGAACCCCCGGCGCTGGCCCTGATGGGGGCGGAGTTCGTGCGCGATGTGCGGCCCGGTGAGCTGGTCTGGGTGGACGAGGCGGGGGGGCTTTCCTCCTGGCAGGTGCTCGAGCCCCGCCCCACCCCCTGCGCCTTTGAGTGGATTTACTTTGCCCGGGCCGATGCCACCCTGGACGGCATCCCCACCCATCCGGCCCGGGTACGCATGGGCGAGGTGCTGGCCCAGGAGGCCCCAGCCCAGGCCGATCTGGTGGTGCCGGTGCCGGACTCGGGCATCGGGGCGGCCATCGGCTACAGCCGGGTTTCGGGGATTCCCTTCGACTACGGGCTGCACAAGAACCCCTATGCTGGCCGCACCTTCATCCAGCCCACCCAGGAGATGCGCGACCTGAAGGTCAAGCTGAAGCTCGCCGCCACGCCTGCGGTAGCGGGCAAGCGGGTGGTGCTGGTGGACGACTCCATCGTGCGGGGCACCACCTCGGGGCGCATCGTGCAGCTCTTGCGCGAGGCCGGGGCCACCGAGGTGCACGTGCGCATCTCCTCGCCCCCCATCAGGTTCCCCTGCTACTACGGCATTGACACCGCCGCCCGCAAAGAGCTGGTGGCTGCCACCCACACGGTGGAGGAGATTCGCACCCTCATTGGGGCCGACTCGCTGGCCTTTCTGAGCGAGGCCGGGGTGCGCGAGGCCATTGGAGGGCCGGTCTGCCTGGCCTGCTTCAACGGCCAGTACCCGGCAGGCCAGCCCGAGGAAGAGGTGCGAAAAGAGGCGCTCGAGACCGAAGGTGCGAGCGCTGTGTAG
- the purC gene encoding phosphoribosylaminoimidazolesuccinocarboxamide synthase, with the protein MEKLYEGKAKILYPGAEAGTVRVYFKDEATAFNGQKRGEIAGKGAVNNQVSAALFRHLEAHGVPTHFVRELSEREMLVRRVEIVPLEVIVRNRAAGSFARRYGVEEGRVLPFPLVEFSYKNDALGDPLICEEAALALGLADREGLADIRALALRVNTLLGDYFARRGLELVDFKLEFGRLPEGRLVLADEISPDTMRLWEVGTGERMDKDRFRRDLGGVEEAYQEVLRRVLEEPKPV; encoded by the coding sequence ATGGAGAAGCTTTACGAGGGAAAAGCCAAGATCCTCTACCCCGGGGCCGAGGCGGGCACCGTGCGGGTCTACTTCAAGGACGAGGCCACCGCCTTCAACGGCCAGAAGCGAGGGGAGATTGCGGGAAAGGGCGCGGTCAACAACCAGGTGTCTGCCGCCCTCTTCCGCCATCTGGAGGCCCACGGGGTGCCCACCCACTTTGTCCGGGAGCTCTCCGAGCGGGAGATGTTGGTGCGGCGGGTGGAGATCGTGCCGCTGGAGGTGATTGTGCGCAACCGCGCGGCGGGCAGCTTTGCCCGGCGCTACGGGGTGGAGGAGGGGCGGGTTTTGCCTTTTCCGCTGGTGGAGTTTTCCTACAAGAACGACGCCCTGGGCGACCCCCTAATCTGTGAGGAGGCCGCGCTGGCCCTGGGGCTTGCAGACAGGGAGGGGCTGGCGGATATCAGGGCGCTGGCGCTCCGGGTGAATACGCTTTTGGGGGATTATTTTGCCCGGCGGGGGCTCGAGCTTGTGGACTTCAAGCTCGAGTTCGGCCGCCTCCCAGAAGGCCGCCTGGTGCTGGCCGATGAGATTTCCCCCGACACCATGCGGCTTTGGGAGGTGGGGACGGGGGAGCGGATGGACAAGGACCGCTTCCGCCGCGACCTGGGGGGGGTGGAGGAGGCCTACCAGGAGGTTTTGCGGCGCGTGCTGGAGGAGCCCAAGCCGGTATGA
- a CDS encoding zinc ribbon domain-containing protein has translation MRALCRVQSSLGFQDRRGVASKRFPRIFAAATTALVKVDPKYTSQDCPVCGYREKRPLWVREYTCPRCGAHQHRDVAAALNILARARTEPSGMGTARAVP, from the coding sequence GTGCGAGCGCTGTGTAGGGTGCAGAGTAGCTTGGGTTTTCAAGATCGAAGGGGAGTGGCAAGTAAGCGCTTCCCGCGCATATTCGCTGCGGCAACAACCGCCTTAGTCAAGGTAGACCCAAAATACACCAGCCAGGATTGTCCGGTGTGCGGCTACAGAGAAAAACGCCCTCTCTGGGTGCGGGAGTACACCTGTCCCCGGTGCGGCGCCCACCAGCACCGGGACGTGGCCGCAGCGCTGAACATCCTGGCCAGGGCTCGGACGGAGCCTTCGGGGATGGGCACGGCAAGGGCCGTCCCGTGA
- a CDS encoding ferritin-like domain-containing protein gives METQPQNLARRQFVKVMTLAGLSTALAHSLVGQALAQSQGVSDLDVLNLALTAEYLATDAYTRALTVGFPGEIRDYLAEALKHEEAHVKALTDTIRGPFNATPVARPQFTYGELQFNAANRLKVLETLVALETAFTGAYLGAIPLIQNKAVLSAAASIAMNEEAHLAILRDAVLSLGGRVEGPQTPVGRAFAAAITPQQATQAVQGFIRR, from the coding sequence ATGGAAACGCAACCCCAAAACCTGGCTCGTCGGCAGTTCGTTAAGGTCATGACCCTGGCCGGTCTCTCCACCGCCCTGGCCCACAGCCTGGTGGGGCAGGCCCTGGCCCAGTCGCAGGGGGTGAGCGACCTGGACGTGCTCAACCTGGCCCTCACCGCCGAGTACCTGGCCACCGACGCCTACACCCGGGCCCTCACGGTGGGCTTCCCCGGCGAGATTCGGGACTACCTGGCCGAGGCCCTCAAGCACGAGGAGGCCCACGTCAAGGCCCTCACCGACACCATCCGGGGCCCCTTCAACGCCACCCCGGTAGCCCGCCCGCAGTTCACCTACGGCGAGCTGCAGTTCAACGCCGCCAACCGGCTCAAGGTGCTGGAGACCCTGGTGGCCCTCGAGACCGCCTTCACCGGGGCTTATTTGGGGGCCATCCCCCTTATCCAGAACAAGGCCGTGCTCTCGGCGGCGGCCAGCATCGCCATGAACGAGGAGGCCCACCTGGCCATCCTGCGCGACGCGGTGCTGAGCCTGGGCGGGCGGGTGGAAGGCCCGCAGACCCCGGTGGGCCGGGCCTTCGCAGCGGCCATCACCCCCCAGCAGGCCACCCAGGCGGTGCAGGGCTTCATTCGGCGCTAG
- the purS gene encoding phosphoribosylformylglycinamidine synthase subunit PurS — protein MRYHLTLLIELKEGILDPQGRAVEGVLQGLGYPVGNVRVGRVLEMELEAPNEAEARAAAEAIGKALANPVMEVYVVEGVRALV, from the coding sequence ATGAGATACCACCTGACCCTCCTGATTGAGCTCAAAGAAGGCATCCTCGACCCCCAGGGCCGGGCGGTGGAGGGGGTGCTGCAGGGCCTTGGGTACCCGGTGGGGAACGTACGGGTGGGCCGGGTGCTGGAGATGGAGCTGGAGGCCCCGAACGAGGCCGAGGCCCGGGCTGCGGCCGAGGCCATTGGGAAGGCCCTGGCCAACCCGGTGATGGAGGTCTATGTGGTGGAGGGGGTGCGGGCGCTGGTATGA
- a CDS encoding HAD family hydrolase translates to MTPRAITFDFWGTLFIEGPEYAGAIKHLRNEILLDAASEAGVSVEIDAVMEAWRQAALDFEAAWLAEQVMTPFDRVARIFGYLGLPYDEGHIALTAQRIVEASLKGDLVPLPGVLEALPNLAQRYKLGIVSDTSIATGRILEEHLKRHKLHHLFSGFSFSDQTGVVKPKPEAFLAALDEMGARPEEALHVGDIPRTDIAGAFATGYPWAVLYTGHTHRNGNPEPTARIANHLELIPLLGGVHTPQAL, encoded by the coding sequence ATGACACCCAGGGCCATTACCTTCGACTTTTGGGGCACCCTGTTCATCGAGGGGCCGGAGTACGCCGGGGCCATCAAGCACCTGCGCAACGAGATTCTTCTGGATGCAGCCTCTGAGGCTGGGGTCTCGGTGGAAATTGATGCGGTGATGGAGGCCTGGCGCCAGGCTGCTCTTGACTTTGAGGCTGCCTGGCTGGCCGAGCAGGTGATGACCCCCTTCGACCGGGTGGCCCGCATCTTCGGTTACCTGGGCCTGCCCTACGACGAGGGGCATATTGCCCTCACCGCCCAGCGCATCGTGGAGGCCAGCCTGAAAGGAGACCTGGTGCCCTTGCCGGGGGTGCTGGAGGCGCTGCCCAACCTGGCCCAGCGCTACAAGCTGGGCATCGTCTCCGACACCAGCATTGCCACCGGCCGCATCCTGGAAGAGCACCTGAAGCGCCACAAGCTCCACCACCTCTTCAGCGGCTTCTCTTTCTCCGACCAGACCGGGGTGGTGAAGCCCAAGCCGGAGGCCTTCCTGGCCGCTTTGGACGAGATGGGAGCCCGACCCGAGGAGGCCCTGCATGTTGGGGACATTCCCCGCACCGATATCGCCGGGGCCTTTGCCACGGGCTACCCCTGGGCGGTGCTCTACACCGGCCACACCCACCGCAACGGCAACCCTGAGCCCACTGCCCGCATCGCCAACCATCTGGAACTCATCCCTCTTTTGGGTGGAGTGCACACCCCCCAGGCTTTGTGA
- the purQ gene encoding phosphoribosylformylglycinamidine synthase subunit PurQ, which translates to MRVAVVQFPGSNCDQDAVWALGQVGLRAELVWHTERNLEGFQAVLLPGGFSYGDYLRAGALAKFSPVMQEVRRLALQGYPVIGICNGFQVLTEAGLLPGALLANTNLHFTCKEVFLRVERTDLPFTRAYQPHQVLRLPIAHGEGRYYADGATLERLEQNRQVVFRYVPADRPLDRRDYNPNGSLNDIAGIVNERGNVLGMMPHPERAVEELLGSTDGLGLFQSLRAALEVMV; encoded by the coding sequence ATGAGGGTGGCGGTGGTCCAGTTTCCCGGTTCCAACTGCGACCAGGACGCGGTCTGGGCCCTGGGGCAGGTGGGGCTCAGGGCCGAGCTGGTCTGGCACACCGAGAGAAACCTGGAGGGCTTCCAGGCCGTGCTGCTGCCGGGGGGGTTCTCCTACGGCGACTATCTGCGGGCCGGGGCTTTGGCCAAGTTCTCGCCGGTGATGCAGGAGGTGCGCCGGCTGGCCCTTCAGGGCTATCCGGTCATCGGCATCTGCAACGGCTTCCAGGTGCTCACCGAGGCCGGGCTTCTGCCGGGGGCCTTGCTGGCCAACACCAACCTGCACTTCACCTGCAAGGAAGTTTTCTTGCGGGTCGAGCGCACCGATCTGCCCTTCACGCGGGCCTACCAGCCGCACCAGGTCCTAAGGCTGCCCATAGCCCATGGCGAGGGGCGCTACTATGCCGATGGGGCCACCTTGGAGCGCCTGGAGCAAAACCGCCAGGTGGTCTTCCGCTACGTGCCCGCCGACCGGCCCTTGGATAGGAGGGACTACAACCCCAATGGTTCTCTGAACGACATCGCAGGTATCGTGAACGAGCGGGGCAATGTGCTGGGAATGATGCCCCACCCGGAGCGGGCGGTCGAAGAGCTGCTGGGGAGCACGGATGGGCTCGGTCTTTTTCAGAGCCTGAGGGCAGCGCTCGAGGTTATGGTGTAG
- the purL gene encoding phosphoribosylformylglycinamidine synthase subunit PurL, with the protein MEETLLLQETGIPPQEYREIVRLLGREPNRLELYLFKVMWSEHCSYKNSRPLLKLLPKEGPAVLQGPGENAGVVDIGEGWAVAFKIESHNHPSAVEPVQGAATGVGGIIRDIMAMGARPIALLNSLRFGRPEDARTRYLVRGVVEGIAHYGNAIGVPTVGGEVYFHPDYQENPLVNAMCVGLLPVGALKRSRASLGRPVYYVGAKTGRDGIGGAAFASEELSEENESKRPSVQVGDPFLGKLTMELTLAAIQQDLVEGVQDMGAAGLTSSLSEMAHKSGLGIELNLDRVPRREEGMTPLELMLSESQERMVLVPRPGKEKALEALAQRFGLDAVRIGWVVAEPVFRVKAGGQVLAEVPTHALADCPTYTREGREDPAIRELRAVELDQLPLPAGLHDLLPRLLSSPNLCSRAPVFERYDHQVGTNTVLVPGRGDAAILRIKGTRRGIAVKVDANPRYSKLSPRLGAMHALAEAARNVSVVGGRPLAYTDGLNCGNPETPEGYFELSETIRGLAEASRALGIPVVSGNVSLYNEGPNHRIPPTPMVGVVGLLEEVERRAELGFRKEGEVVVLIGHLEGHLGASEYLWVVHGLEAGSPPPLDLEHERRVQAAIRALIARGLTRTAHDVAEGGLAVALAEMCFPRGLGAVLELRSRQRPDALLFGEAAGRVLFTVAPDRLQEAVGLLEEMGLPYQVLGQVGGECLTLLLPRERLEWSLEELREAWESPLREVLP; encoded by the coding sequence ATGGAAGAAACGCTTTTGCTCCAGGAAACCGGTATCCCCCCCCAGGAGTACCGGGAGATAGTGCGCCTTTTAGGACGCGAGCCCAACCGGCTGGAACTCTACCTCTTCAAGGTGATGTGGAGCGAGCACTGCTCCTACAAGAACTCCCGCCCCCTGCTCAAGCTCTTGCCCAAGGAAGGGCCGGCGGTGCTGCAGGGCCCCGGGGAGAACGCCGGGGTGGTGGATATCGGCGAGGGCTGGGCGGTGGCCTTCAAGATTGAGAGCCACAACCACCCCTCGGCGGTCGAGCCCGTCCAGGGGGCGGCCACCGGGGTAGGGGGCATCATCCGCGATATCATGGCCATGGGGGCCCGGCCCATTGCCCTTTTGAACTCGCTGCGCTTCGGCAGGCCGGAGGACGCCCGCACCCGCTATCTGGTGCGGGGGGTGGTGGAGGGGATTGCCCACTACGGCAACGCCATCGGGGTGCCCACGGTGGGGGGGGAGGTTTACTTCCACCCGGACTACCAGGAAAACCCCCTGGTCAACGCCATGTGCGTGGGGCTTCTGCCGGTAGGGGCGCTCAAGCGGAGCCGGGCCTCCTTGGGGCGCCCGGTCTACTACGTGGGGGCCAAGACCGGGCGCGACGGCATTGGGGGGGCGGCCTTTGCTTCGGAGGAGCTTTCCGAGGAGAACGAGTCCAAGCGCCCAAGCGTGCAGGTGGGCGACCCTTTTCTGGGCAAGCTGACCATGGAGCTCACCCTGGCCGCCATCCAGCAGGACCTGGTGGAGGGCGTGCAGGACATGGGGGCTGCCGGTCTCACCTCCTCCCTTTCGGAGATGGCCCACAAGTCGGGGCTGGGCATTGAGCTGAACCTGGACCGGGTGCCCCGGCGGGAGGAGGGGATGACGCCCCTCGAGCTCATGCTTTCGGAGTCGCAGGAGCGGATGGTGCTGGTGCCCCGGCCAGGCAAGGAAAAAGCGCTGGAGGCTTTGGCGCAGCGATTCGGTTTGGACGCGGTGCGAATAGGGTGGGTGGTTGCCGAGCCGGTTTTCCGGGTCAAGGCTGGGGGGCAGGTGCTGGCCGAGGTGCCCACCCACGCCCTGGCCGACTGCCCCACCTACACCCGCGAGGGCCGGGAAGACCCCGCCATACGGGAGCTGCGCGCGGTTGAGCTGGACCAACTGCCCTTGCCTGCTGGCCTGCACGACCTTTTGCCCAGGCTTTTGTCTTCCCCCAACCTGTGCAGCCGGGCCCCCGTCTTCGAGCGCTACGACCACCAGGTGGGCACCAACACCGTGCTGGTGCCCGGCAGGGGCGATGCGGCCATTTTGCGCATCAAGGGCACCCGGCGGGGTATTGCGGTCAAGGTGGACGCCAACCCCCGCTACAGCAAGCTCTCTCCCCGCCTGGGGGCCATGCACGCCCTGGCCGAGGCGGCCCGCAACGTGAGTGTGGTGGGCGGTAGGCCGCTCGCCTACACCGATGGCCTCAACTGTGGCAATCCTGAGACCCCGGAGGGCTACTTCGAGCTCTCTGAAACCATACGGGGCCTGGCTGAGGCCTCCCGGGCCCTGGGCATACCGGTGGTTTCGGGAAACGTTTCGCTTTACAACGAGGGCCCCAACCACCGTATTCCCCCTACCCCCATGGTGGGGGTGGTGGGACTTCTGGAGGAGGTGGAGCGGCGGGCCGAGCTGGGCTTCCGCAAGGAGGGGGAGGTGGTCGTGCTCATCGGGCATCTAGAGGGCCACCTGGGGGCCTCGGAGTACCTGTGGGTGGTGCACGGACTGGAGGCGGGAAGCCCCCCGCCTCTCGACCTGGAGCATGAGCGGAGGGTCCAGGCCGCCATTCGCGCCTTGATTGCCCGGGGCCTAACCCGCACCGCCCACGACGTGGCCGAGGGGGGGCTGGCGGTGGCCCTGGCCGAGATGTGTTTCCCCAGGGGTCTAGGGGCGGTCCTCGAGCTGCGCAGCCGCCAGCGCCCCGATGCCCTTTTGTTCGGTGAGGCTGCGGGCCGCGTGCTCTTCACCGTGGCCCCAGACCGGCTCCAGGAAGCCGTGGGGCTGCTGGAGGAGATGGGGCTGCCCTACCAGGTGCTGGGCCAGGTGGGGGGGGAGTGCCTAACCCTGCTTTTGCCCAGGGAACGGCTGGAGTGGAGCCTGGAGGAGCTCCGGGAGGCCTGGGAATCCCCTTTGCGGGAGGTGTTGCCGTGA
- a CDS encoding CHRD domain-containing protein, with the protein MKRRLFLTGLGAGLLGLGLVRAQMGGVVRAVVLSGAEVVPTPVSTPALAVVRLELVGSTLTLQGAVANLAGAFRDYTRDPVDDPALNARLTSAVHLHRGPRGQNGPLLQALKVSSAPDGRSATFMDRIELSLDDLNRLYRGELYFDIHTSAFRAGELRGQIQI; encoded by the coding sequence ATGAAGCGGCGGCTGTTCCTTACTGGCCTGGGCGCCGGCCTGCTTGGGCTGGGCCTGGTTCGGGCCCAGATGGGCGGCGTGGTGCGGGCGGTGGTGCTGAGCGGGGCCGAGGTGGTGCCCACCCCGGTCAGCACCCCGGCTTTGGCGGTGGTGCGGCTCGAGCTGGTGGGCTCCACCCTCACCCTGCAAGGGGCGGTGGCCAACCTGGCCGGGGCCTTTCGCGACTACACCCGCGACCCGGTGGACGACCCGGCCCTGAACGCCCGCCTGACCAGCGCGGTGCACCTGCACCGCGGCCCCAGAGGGCAAAACGGCCCCTTGCTGCAGGCCCTCAAGGTCTCGAGCGCCCCCGATGGCAGGAGTGCCACCTTCATGGACCGGATAGAGCTTAGCCTGGACGACCTGAACCGGCTCTACAGGGGCGAGCTCTACTTCGACATCCACACCTCGGCTTTCCGGGCCGGGGAGCTGCGGGGGCAGATTCAAATCTAG